The sequence TCTCAATTTCTGGAGCTAATTTATGATTCACTTGTGCCATTTGAAACTCATATTCGAAATCTGATGATGCTCTTAATCCCTTAACTATAACTAATGCTTTTTCCTTCTTTGCTAAATCAACTAATAATTCATCAAAGTGACAAACGTCAATATTCGGATAAGGTTCGATCACTTTTTTTAATAGCATAACCCTCACATCTACTGGAAAAAAGGGGGTCTTTCTTGGATTCTTAGCAACTGCTACAATAACCTTATCATATAATTTCGATGCTCGTATGAATATATCTTTATGACCTGATGTAACTGGATCATAACTTCCTGGACAAATTGCTACTTCTTTCATAACCCACTCCTAAAAATATTTATTTATTTAAAATTTCTAAGACTTTAGCTTTTTATATATATCTATAAAAAGACACTACTGACTCTCCAACCTTTGTGTCTTTTATGAGTTTCAACTTTTTAAAAATTTCAGAAAAGGAGATCCTTTTAGAATGATGATAAATTAGTTCCCCACCCATAGTTAAAAGCTCGCTTTTAACTATCTTTTCTAAAATATTTTTTATCCTAACTTCATTTATTTTATATGGTGGATCACAAAATATGATATTAAATTTTAATTTTTTGTTGGCTAAAATATTTATAGATTTAGCTACATCCATAATAAATACATCAGACACATCTTTAAATGATGTATTTATTATATTCTGCTTTAAAAAATTTGCAACAGTATAATCCTTTTCTATAAAAACAGCTCTTTTTCCCCCTCTGCTTAACGCTTCAATTCCCAATGAACCTGAGCCAGCATATAAATCTAATATATATGCATCAACTACCTTATTTGAGAGAGTATCAAAAACCATTTTCTTAATTCTATTTGTCATAGGTCTTGTAGATAAACCTTTTTTACATTTTAATTTTCTTCCTTTAGCTTTCCCTGCAATAACTCTCATAAAAAATTAAAAAAATAATTTTTAGTTAAATTTGCCAGAATTTATTTTCTGGATATTCAAAATTTAAAAAATTTATCAAAACTTTTGTGATTGGTGAACTGAGCGAAATATCATTTTTTATAATGGAAAATGCGTCCTTTCTTGATTTCTCTAATATTTCCTTGTCTCTCACAATACTTGATATTTTTAAATCTGGAATACCCCATTGTCTTTCACCAAAAATTTCACCTTCTCCTCTTATCTCTAAATCCTTATTTGCTAACTCAAACCCATCCTCTGTTTTTAAAAATGAATTTATTCTCTTGAATGCTTCATCAGTCTTTAAATCTGCAAATAAAATACAATACGATTTATGTTCCCCTCTTCTAATTCTCCCTCTTAATTGGTGTAATTGAGATAATCCAAAGCGATCAGCATTTTCTATCAACATTACTGTTGCATTTTTCACATCTATTCCAACTTCCACAACGGTAGTTGAGATAAGAACATCAAGCTCCTTGTTTTCAAATCTCTGCATTATCTCCTCTCTTTTTTTAGAAGATAATTGTCCATGAAGTATTTCAACATTATATTCTTTAAAAACTACCTGCTTTAACTCTTCAGCTTCTTTTATTACTGATTTAACTTTAAGTAAATCTGAATCCTCAATTAGTGGGCAAATAACAAATGCTTGTCTACCCTCATTTAATTCACTTTTTATTAAGTTATAAGCTTCTTCTCTCTCACCTGGATGGAAAAGTCTTGTTTCAACACTTCCTCTACCTGGTGGCATCTCATCAATAATTGAAACATCTAAATCGCCATACATTGTTTGAGTAATAGTTCTTGGAATTGGTGTTGCAGACATGATTAAAACATGTGGGTATTTACCTTTACTTTTTAACTGTTTTCTCTGAGCAACCCCAAATCTATGTTGTTCATCTACAATAACTAATCCTAAATTTGAAAATATCACTCTTTCCTGAATTAATGCATGAGTTCCAATAACTATTTGATTTCCATCTTCCTTAATTTGCTTTAAAATTTTTAACTTTTCATTGGGTAAAGTTGAACTGCTTAGAAGAAGTACTTCAAAAGGATATTTTTTTAGCATTTTCTTAAAGTTCTTAAAATGTTGCCATGCTAAAACCTCGGTAGGGACCATTATTGCAGATTGATAACCATTCAATGATGAAATTATCATAGAAATCAATGCAACTACTGTCTTTCCGGAACCAACATCTCCCTGAAGTAATCTATTCATAGGGATTGGTTTTGAAATATCTTCTTTTATTTCATTAATAACTTTTTTCTGAGCTGCTGTGAGGTTAAAGGAAAGGCTTTTTATAAATTTTTCAATCTTCGGTTTATCTACATCCATCACTACCGATTTTAAATCTATAGTCTGGGACTTCTTTCTGAGAGCTAAGCCCAATTGTAGAAAAAAGAGTTCATTATAAATCAGTCTATCTTTTGAGATTTTCAATGAACTAAAAGAGCTTGGAAAATGGATTTGATTTATGCAATTTGATAAAGATGTAAGAAAATCCTGTCTTATCTTGATTTTATTTGGTAAAGGTTCTGGTAAAACTCCATACTTTGAAAGAATTTTGCTAAAAATCCTTCTTAAATTTTTAGTACTAATTCCAGCAGTTGACGGGTGTTTAGGTATTATTCTGCCAGTATGAATTTGATTTCTTTCACTCTTTATATCTAAAATGTCATAAAGAGGATTCATTATCTGAAGCTCATTAAATTTGTATTTTACTACACCACTATAAGCTACAAAAGTTCCCTTTTTTAATATATCAGCAATATAGTTTTGGTTAAACCAAATGCCTGTTATGTATCCAGTTTTATCCCATATATATATTTTTAACAAATCCTTTCTACTTCTTGTTCTGCTCTTATCTACTCTTTTTACCACCCCTATAATTGTTATTTCTTCTCCCTCCTTAACATCACAGATCTTTTTTACTTTGGAAAGATCCAGGTATGTCCGTGGAAAATGATAAAGTAGGTCTTTTGTTGAAAAAAGATTTAATTTACCTAATTTATTAATTGTGGCATTACCGATTCCTACTCCCCTTATTTTTGATAAAGGTTTATAAAGAAACAGTTGGTTCTTTATGTTGTTCTCCTTGGGAAGAATTGATTCGAATTCACGTTCATAATGAAAATTTGGTGTTGATGTTATTCCTCCAAAATGGTTGTATTTGTCTTTAATATTTTCAAACATTTTAAAAAGTTATTTATAAGTAAATAAAATAAACTGATATGACAAATAAAAAGAATATCTTAATAAATTACTCAATGGATATTAAAAATGGATATAATGGCTGACCACCATTATGAATCTCTATTTCCTTATCTAAAAATTTTCCTTTAAGCTTATTTTCAATTTCCTTTTTTTCCTTATCAGCCACATCTTCTCCACAATACAGAGTTATTACCTCACTTTCCTCATCTAACATTTTTTCAATCAAAGAAATTGTATTTTCTATTAAGTCATCTCCTATAACTACAAGTTCATTATTATAAAATCCTATCACATCTCCCTTTTTAATATCACCAACAGAGGATTTCGTTTCTCTAACCGCAAAAGTTATTTCACCAGTTTTAATATAACTTAAGCTTTCCTCCATTGATTTAACATTGACATCCATTTCTAAATCTTTATTGAAGGAGAGCATAGTAGAAAATCCCTGTGGAATTGATCTACTATTTATTACAGCAATATTTTTTTCTGTTAATTCTTTAACCTGAATAGCTGCAGGAATTATATTTTTATTATTTGGAAGTATGATTACATTTCTATTGGGGAGACTATTTACAGCTTTTGCAATATTAGCTGTACTTGGGTTCATACTTTGACCACCATCTACTATTATATTTACACCTAAACTTTCGAAAATAGCTTTACTACCATCACCAATGCAAACTGATACTACTGCTATCTTATCTAACACTTTTTCGTCAATTTTTTGAGCTTCAGCTTGATCTTTCATATTATCTATCTTTATATTATGAATTTCACCTTCTTTTAAGACCCTTCTTATTACTAAATTGGGTTCATTAGTATGAACATGGACATGGACATTTTTACTATTACCTACAACTAGAACTGAATTTCCTCTTTTCTCAATATATTTTTTTAACTTGTTAATATCAATATTTTCACCTTCTAATAGAAACTCAGTACAATATGTATAAGTTAATTCTTCTTTTTGTTGTCCCAAGCCCATAAATTCAACTCCTTTTGTAACTACTGTGGGTTTTAATTCCTCTCCTTTTAATATACTTAACATTCCTAAAAAGATTATATATAATCCTTGCCCACCAGCATCTACAACATCAGCTTCTTTTAATACATCTAAAAGCAAGGGTGTTCTCTCTACCGATTTTTTAGCTTCTTCTACAATTTTTTCAAAAAAATCTTTTATTGTTTTACTTTTTTTTGATACATCTTTTGCAGAATTAGCAATATCTTTAATAACAGTTAACATTGTTCCTTCAACTGGCTTCATTACACCTTCATATGCTACTTTTTTACCAAGTTCCAAAGCTTTTGTAAGATCTTTTATATCTACTTCTTTCTTCTTTCCAATATAATTAAATATTCCACGAAAAATCTGCGAAAGTATTACACCAGAGTTACCTCTCGCTCCTAAGAGAGAGCCTTGAATTACAGCATTAGTAAGATTTTCCATAGTTAATTCATTTATGGATGATAATTCTTGAAATACAGATTGCATTGTTAGAACCATATTTGTACCAGTATCACCATCAGGAACTGGAAAAACATTTAGTTCATTTATTTCTTCCTCATTCTTTTGCAAGTAAGCAAATCCGGATTCCAATAAATTATAAAAATCATTTGAAGATAGTACTTTGGCCAAACTAATTACATCCTTTTTGAACTTCTTGTTTATTATTTAAAAAATTATTTTATATTTACCTTCTGTATATTAATATCTACTTTTCCAATTGGTAAAGATGTTAATTTTTCAAGATTAAACCTAATTGAATCTCTTAAACTATCAGCAACCTGCTTGAGATTCGTACCATATTGGACTATAACATGAATTTCAATATTAACTTTATCTTTATCTCTACTTACAATTACACCTTTACTTTGATGTTCTCTATGTAGAAGTTTTATTATACCTTTCTTTAAGGATGGGTTTACAAATCCTATAACACCATAACATTTACTTGAGACATTACTTACAATTTCAGCAATAGCAGTGTCAGATATTCGTATTTGACCACGAGATTCCTTGTTAAATTCCAATATATTACCCCCAAATCATAATATTTATTTAATAGTAATATTTATTTTTAAAGTATTAAGAGTTGTAAACACATCTCTTAAATAGTTCAATTAATTTTTAAATTAATATCACTTCTATAATCAATATTTGACGATTAATAATATTTTATTGTTTCCTTAAGTAAAAGAGAATGACGCTTGTTGCAAAAAATATTTCATTTTCGCTAAACCTCTCTAGTAAATTTTAACAAAATTTATAAAACTATAAAAATTTAACATTTTATTATTGTAACAACAAAAATGTAAATATATTTGATTTTTTTAAATAATAGTCATATAATTTCAAACTTACAAAGTAAAAATATATATTTGATATTGAAAAATAATTTATAATTAGGTTATATAATAATTTTTTTATAAACACTTATAAAAATACATAAAGAGAAATATTATGGCAAGAATTTGTGAAATTTGTAAAAAAGGACCAGTATCAGGACATCAAATTAGCCATTCTCACAGGAAAACTAAGAGAAAATGGCTACCAAATCTCCATACAGTAAAAGTAAAAAAGGATAACCAAGTAGTTAAAATCAAGATATGTACTAAGTGTCTTAAAGCTGGAAAAGTAGAAAAAATAGTGAAGTAATATACAATTACTATTTGTTTTATCCATTTTTTATTTTCTATTTATATTTTAATAATTACCTCAATATAAATTTTTCTGTTACCTCACCTGTTTTGATATTAAAGAAAGTTAATTCATTATCATGTAAGATTGCTCCAGATGCAGGTTTTTCATCTAACGAAATGCTTGCACTACCAGGATTTATGAAATAAGCATCCTCTATTTTTTCAAATGATTTACGATGAGTGTGACCTGTTGCGATAATATTATACTTATCTTTTTTTGCAAGTTTAAGAAAATCTTCCCTGCTCATATTATGCCCATGATTTATAAGAATTCTAAAAGGTTGAGAAACAATATAGGCAATTGGACTTTGAATGGGTCTTTCTATTGCTATTTGGTCTACCTCACTATCGCAATTACCTTTACAGAAAATTATAGGTTTTTTCGATTCATTTAATAGCTGTGCTGCTTTCTTTGGATTATAGGATTTCTTAATTGGATTGAAAACACCATGATTTAATATATCACCACAATGCAGAATAAAATCACAATCCTTAAAAATCTCGAGACTTTTTCTAATGGCTATATAATCGCCATGAGTATCGCTAAATATTCCAATTTTCATAATTAAAATTTAATTTATTTTATTTCTTTTAACAAATTTGACATTTCAATAGCTGATATAGCTGCTTGATATCCTTTATTACCCATTTTTGTTCCTGCTCTTTCTATAGCTTGCTCAATAGTGTCTGCAATTATAATTCCAAATGATACTGGTATCTCTAAATCTAAACTGACTCTTTCAATTCCTCTTGTTACTTGAGAAGCTACATATTCAAAGTGAGGAGTATCCCCTCGTATAACTGCTCCCAAACATATGATAGCATCATATTTTTTTGTAAGTCCTAACTTTTTTGCAATAAGAGGTATTTCAAGACTTCCCGGAACATAAGCTATCTTAATGTTTTCCTCTAAACATTTATGTCTTTTTAAAGCATCTAATGCCCCTTCTAAAAGACGATTGGTTATAAAATCATTAAATCTGCTTACCACTATTGAAAACTTTAAATCTTCTGCTATTAAATGACCTTCAAATTTCTTTTCCATTTATTCTCCTTTCTAAAAAATTATAATTTTTTACTATTTCAATTTTAATTTAATTCTTTTAGAGATTTGTGACTATTTTTCGATACAATCAATTAAATGAGAAAGTTTATCTCTCTTTGTTTGTAAATATTTGATATTTTCTTTATGTGGTTTTACTACTATTGGAACTCTTTCTGTTATTTTTAACCCGTATCCCTCAAGCCCCACAATTTTTCTTGGGTTATTTGTCAATAATCTTATTGTTGATAATCCTAAATCAACCAATATCTGGGCTCCAATTCCATAATTTCTAAGATCTGCTGAAAAACCTAGTTCTTTGTTTGCTTCAACAGTATCTAAACCTTTGTCTTGCAGTCTATATGCTTTCAATTTATTTGAAAGTCCAATTCCCCTTCCCTCTTGCTCCATATATAGTAAAACACCTCTTTCTTCATCTTTTATCATCTTAAGAGCTTTAGACAACTGTTGACCACAATCACATCTTAGAGACTTAAAGACATCTCCAGTAAGGCATTGAGAATGTACTCTAACTAAAACATTTTGTTTATTTGTCACCTTACCTTTTTTCAAGACTACATGAACTTTCTCATCCAAAATTGATTGATATACAATAATATCAAATTTACCATATTCTGTTGGAAGTCTTGCTGTTGATATCTTTCTAATTAATCTTTCTCTTTTTCTCCTATATTCAATGATAGATTCTACTGTAACAATGGGCATATTAAACTCTTTTGCTATTTTTTCCAACTGATTTAATCTAGCCATTGTTCCATCATCATTCATTATCTCGCATAAAACACCAGCAGGGAAAAGACCTGCTAATCGAGCTAAATCAATAGCAGCCTCTGTATGTCCCGCCCTCTTAAGCACGCCACCATCCTTCGCTCTTAAAGGGAAAACATGCCCGGGCATACTTATATCTTCTGTTTTTGTTTTAGGATCAATTATTGTTAAAATTGTTGCAGCACGGTCAAATGCAGATATTCCAGTTGATATTTTATGTTTCGCACCAACAGAAACTGTAAACGCAGTTCCATGTTTCGATGTGTTCTCAGTTACCATATCAGGTATCTGTAGTTCATTTAATCTAGAACTGATACAAGGCATACAAATTAAACCTCTACCAAACTTTGACATGAAATTTATATCCTCAGGAGTAACCTTCTCAGCAGCCATTATGAAATCACCTTCATTTTCTCTGTCTTCATCATCAACCACTATTACCATTTTGCCTTTTTTAATTTCTTCTATTGCCTTTTCAATTGTGACTATGCTCATATTATTTCTTTCCTGTAAAATTTTTTCTTTAAATTGTTATTAGTAATCTCTTTATTTTTATATCTATCTGAAATAAATTTATAGCAATATTTCGCAAGAACATCTGCTTCTAAATTTACATTATCATTGATACTTTTATTACCTAAAGTAGTATTTTTCAGGGTGTAAGGAATTAAATTAATTGAGAATTTTCTAATAAAAACATCCATTATGGTCAAACTAATACCATCTACAGCTATCGATCCCTTTTTCACTATATATTTCGCCAATTCTGGTGAGTGAGAAATCTCAAATATATTAGAACCTCTTTCCCTTTTTATTTTTATTATTTTTCCAACTTCATCAACATGTCCTAAAACAATATGACCTCCTAATAAGGTTCCAAGAGTAATAGATCTTTCTAGATTTACCTTTCTTCCCACCTTAAGATATTTTAATGTGGTTTTTTCATATGTTTCAGGTAAGATATCAACACCAAACAAACCATGTCCAATCTCTGAAATTGTAAGACATACTCCATCTACACTTATGGAATCACCCAATTTAAGGTCTTCATAAATTTTTTTGCAAAAAATTCTTATAAAACTTTTTTCTGGAGATAGTCTTACTTTTTTAACTATTCCAATTTCTTCAATTATTCCAGAAAACATTTTTCCTTTTTCTAATCCGCTTAAGAAATTTTACTAATTAATTTTTATTAAATAGGATAAGCTTCAATTAACACATCATCCCCTATTCTTTCTACCTTTGAGAAATTAAGTTTTTTAGTATCTACTATTCTTACAATTTCTAAGTCACCGATAGTTTGAAAAGCATTATATCCGCCAATTATCATAGGAGCGATAAAAATATGAAATTTATCAACCAAATCTTGTTTAATAAATGATGTAGAAAGTGTTGGACCGGCCTCTATTAGGACAGATGTTATCTCTTTCTCACCCAATATTTTTAGTAATTCATTTAAATTTACTCTGTTTTTTAGCTCAATATTCTCATTCTTGTTTTCATTAACTATTAGAATCTCTGCTCCAAGTTCATTTATTTCT comes from Actinomycetota bacterium and encodes:
- the coaD gene encoding pantetheine-phosphate adenylyltransferase, with product MKEVAICPGSYDPVTSGHKDIFIRASKLYDKVIVAVAKNPRKTPFFPVDVRVMLLKKVIEPYPNIDVCHFDELLVDLAKKEKALVIVKGLRASSDFEYEFQMAQVNHKLAPEIETVFLVTKTDYAFLSSSAVKEVLRFNGCIENLIPPEINNDLIRYYNQYKKNRD
- the rsmD gene encoding 16S rRNA (guanine(966)-N(2))-methyltransferase RsmD; protein product: MRVIAGKAKGRKLKCKKGLSTRPMTNRIKKMVFDTLSNKVVDAYILDLYAGSGSLGIEALSRGGKRAVFIEKDYTVANFLKQNIINTSFKDVSDVFIMDVAKSINILANKKLKFNIIFCDPPYKINEVRIKNILEKIVKSELLTMGGELIYHHSKRISFSEIFKKLKLIKDTKVGESVVSFYRYI
- the recG gene encoding ATP-dependent DNA helicase RecG; amino-acid sequence: MFENIKDKYNHFGGITSTPNFHYEREFESILPKENNIKNQLFLYKPLSKIRGVGIGNATINKLGKLNLFSTKDLLYHFPRTYLDLSKVKKICDVKEGEEITIIGVVKRVDKSRTRSRKDLLKIYIWDKTGYITGIWFNQNYIADILKKGTFVAYSGVVKYKFNELQIMNPLYDILDIKSERNQIHTGRIIPKHPSTAGISTKNLRRIFSKILSKYGVLPEPLPNKIKIRQDFLTSLSNCINQIHFPSSFSSLKISKDRLIYNELFFLQLGLALRKKSQTIDLKSVVMDVDKPKIEKFIKSLSFNLTAAQKKVINEIKEDISKPIPMNRLLQGDVGSGKTVVALISMIISSLNGYQSAIMVPTEVLAWQHFKNFKKMLKKYPFEVLLLSSSTLPNEKLKILKQIKEDGNQIVIGTHALIQERVIFSNLGLVIVDEQHRFGVAQRKQLKSKGKYPHVLIMSATPIPRTITQTMYGDLDVSIIDEMPPGRGSVETRLFHPGEREEAYNLIKSELNEGRQAFVICPLIEDSDLLKVKSVIKEAEELKQVVFKEYNVEILHGQLSSKKREEIMQRFENKELDVLISTTVVEVGIDVKNATVMLIENADRFGLSQLHQLRGRIRRGEHKSYCILFADLKTDEAFKRINSFLKTEDGFELANKDLEIRGEGEIFGERQWGIPDLKISSIVRDKEILEKSRKDAFSIIKNDISLSSPITKVLINFLNFEYPENKFWQI
- a CDS encoding DAK2 domain-containing protein, whose amino-acid sequence is MAKVLSSNDFYNLLESGFAYLQKNEEEINELNVFPVPDGDTGTNMVLTMQSVFQELSSINELTMENLTNAVIQGSLLGARGNSGVILSQIFRGIFNYIGKKKEVDIKDLTKALELGKKVAYEGVMKPVEGTMLTVIKDIANSAKDVSKKSKTIKDFFEKIVEEAKKSVERTPLLLDVLKEADVVDAGGQGLYIIFLGMLSILKGEELKPTVVTKGVEFMGLGQQKEELTYTYCTEFLLEGENIDINKLKKYIEKRGNSVLVVGNSKNVHVHVHTNEPNLVIRRVLKEGEIHNIKIDNMKDQAEAQKIDEKVLDKIAVVSVCIGDGSKAIFESLGVNIIVDGGQSMNPSTANIAKAVNSLPNRNVIILPNNKNIIPAAIQVKELTEKNIAVINSRSIPQGFSTMLSFNKDLEMDVNVKSMEESLSYIKTGEITFAVRETKSSVGDIKKGDVIGFYNNELVVIGDDLIENTISLIEKMLDEESEVITLYCGEDVADKEKKEIENKLKGKFLDKEIEIHNGGQPLYPFLISIE
- a CDS encoding Asp23/Gls24 family envelope stress response protein; this translates as MEFNKESRGQIRISDTAIAEIVSNVSSKCYGVIGFVNPSLKKGIIKLLHREHQSKGVIVSRDKDKVNIEIHVIVQYGTNLKQVADSLRDSIRFNLEKLTSLPIGKVDINIQKVNIK
- the rpmB gene encoding 50S ribosomal protein L28 → MARICEICKKGPVSGHQISHSHRKTKRKWLPNLHTVKVKKDNQVVKIKICTKCLKAGKVEKIVK
- the yfcE gene encoding phosphodiesterase — translated: MKIGIFSDTHGDYIAIRKSLEIFKDCDFILHCGDILNHGVFNPIKKSYNPKKAAQLLNESKKPIIFCKGNCDSEVDQIAIERPIQSPIAYIVSQPFRILINHGHNMSREDFLKLAKKDKYNIIATGHTHRKSFEKIEDAYFINPGSASISLDEKPASGAILHDNELTFFNIKTGEVTEKFILR
- the ribE gene encoding 6,7-dimethyl-8-ribityllumazine synthase, with product MEKKFEGHLIAEDLKFSIVVSRFNDFITNRLLEGALDALKRHKCLEENIKIAYVPGSLEIPLIAKKLGLTKKYDAIICLGAVIRGDTPHFEYVASQVTRGIERVSLDLEIPVSFGIIIADTIEQAIERAGTKMGNKGYQAAISAIEMSNLLKEIK
- a CDS encoding bifunctional 3,4-dihydroxy-2-butanone-4-phosphate synthase/GTP cyclohydrolase II, which encodes MSIVTIEKAIEEIKKGKMVIVVDDEDRENEGDFIMAAEKVTPEDINFMSKFGRGLICMPCISSRLNELQIPDMVTENTSKHGTAFTVSVGAKHKISTGISAFDRAATILTIIDPKTKTEDISMPGHVFPLRAKDGGVLKRAGHTEAAIDLARLAGLFPAGVLCEIMNDDGTMARLNQLEKIAKEFNMPIVTVESIIEYRRKRERLIRKISTARLPTEYGKFDIIVYQSILDEKVHVVLKKGKVTNKQNVLVRVHSQCLTGDVFKSLRCDCGQQLSKALKMIKDEERGVLLYMEQEGRGIGLSNKLKAYRLQDKGLDTVEANKELGFSADLRNYGIGAQILVDLGLSTIRLLTNNPRKIVGLEGYGLKITERVPIVVKPHKENIKYLQTKRDKLSHLIDCIEK
- a CDS encoding riboflavin synthase, which encodes MFSGIIEEIGIVKKVRLSPEKSFIRIFCKKIYEDLKLGDSISVDGVCLTISEIGHGLFGVDILPETYEKTTLKYLKVGRKVNLERSITLGTLLGGHIVLGHVDEVGKIIKIKRERGSNIFEISHSPELAKYIVKKGSIAVDGISLTIMDVFIRKFSINLIPYTLKNTTLGNKSINDNVNLEADVLAKYCYKFISDRYKNKEITNNNLKKKFYRKEII